The proteins below are encoded in one region of Misgurnus anguillicaudatus chromosome 24, ASM2758022v2, whole genome shotgun sequence:
- the LOC141361550 gene encoding protein NLRC3-like: MCLILDLILLPRGIITEPDCKGKKIENQPQDFNENMSPHFSHDSVLAEVLNTFRSNLRKKFECLYEVTSNKRNPTLLNEIYTELYITESESGEISNEHEVRQIETQSRRTTTEETPIKCNDIFKPLPEQDKHIRSVLTKGVAGIGKTVSVQKFILDWAEEKENQDVHLIFPLPFREINLMKNKTLSLLDLLHLFFPQTKEMEIFSDEYKVLFIFDGLDECRLSLDFHSSVRLCDVSESTSVDVMLTNLIKGNLFPSSLIWITSRPAAADLIPSECVDRVTEVRGFTDPQKEEYFRKRISDESLSDQIISHLKSSRSLYIMCHIPVFCWISVTVLERMLSKAKKRKKIPKTLTQMYTHFLIIQTNIKHQKDYEKKDEDMIFKLGKLAFEQLVKGNLIFYDEDLRECDIDVAEASVYSGLCTQIFREEFGLYQGKVYCFVHLSIQEHLAALYAHISFTNNYRNVFDS, encoded by the exons atgtgtCTGATTCTTGATTTAATTCTGCTGCCCAGAGGAATCATAACTGAACCTGACTGTAAGGGAAAGAAGATTGAGAATCAACCACAAGACTTTAATGAAAATATGAGTCCTCATTTCAG tCATGACTCTGTTCTTGCTGAAGTCCTGAACACATTCAGATCAAATCTGAGGAAGAAGTTTGAGTGTTTGTATGAGGTAACATCAAATAAGAGAAACCCAACACTACTGAATGAGATCTACACAGAGCTCTACATCACAGAGAGTGAAAGTGGAGAGATCAGTAATGAACATGAGgtgagacagattgagacacaatccagaagaacaacaacagaggagacaccaatcaaatgtaatgacatctttaaacctttacctgaacaagacaaacacatcagaagtgtgctgacaaagggagtcgctggcattggaaaaacagtctctgtacagaagttcattctggactgggctgaagagaaagagaatcaggacgtccacctcatatttccacttcctttcagagagatcaatttgatgaagaacaaaacactcagtcttttagatcttcttcatctcttcttcccacaaacaaaagaaatggaaatcttcagtgatgaatataaagtgttgttcatctttgatggtttggatgagtgtcgtctgtctctggattttcacagcagtgtgaggttgtgtgatgtaagtgaatcaacctcagtggacgtgatgctgacaaacctcatcaaggggaatctgtttccctcttctctcatctggatcacctccagaccagcagcagctgatctcatcccctctgagtgtgttgatcgagtcacagaggtacgaggcttcactgatccacagaaggaggaatacttcaggaagagaatcagtgatgagagtctgtctgatcaaatcatctcacacctgaagtcatccaggagtctctacatcatgtgtcacatcccagtcttctgctggatttcagtcACTGTTCTAGAGAGAATGTTGAGTAAagcaaagaaaagaaaaaagatccccaagactctcacacaaatgtacacacacttcctgatcattcagacaaacatcaaacatcagaaggactatgagaagaaagatgaagacatgatcttcaaactggggaaactggcttttgagcagcttgtgaaaggcaatctgatcttctatgatgaagacctgagagagtgtgacattgatgtagcagaagcatcagtgtattcaggattgtgtactcagatcttcagagaggagtttggttTGTATCAGGGGAAAGTTTACTGCTTTGTTCATCTCAGCATCCAGGAACATCTAGCAGCTCTTTATGCTCACATCTCCTTCACAAACAATTACAGAAATGTGTTTGATTCCTGA